Below is a genomic region from Rhododendron vialii isolate Sample 1 chromosome 5a, ASM3025357v1.
GCAAGGCCGGAAGGAGGTTGGttcttgaagattttgggagatgaggtggagttttgagtgaaaggagaggagagagagagatagtcgatggagagagggagagaaacggatgagagagagagcttggGGATGAAATATCATCCTctaccacacacacactcctTATATAcccatatatatttttattacaCCAAAACTCCTTCAAACTTCAATTCATTCACTTcaatccaaatcaaataatcacCTAATAAACCACCTTTTCTCATTTCGACATTAATTAATCATTTtcagtaattaaaataaattacgggtctctacactgtaAGTGATCAGGTGCTGTTCAAAGTactaattattttcatccccctacatttGGTACTTCCAAGTAATGGGAAGCCATAAGAAATTAGCAgaacattgaatttttttatttttttatctatataACACGATTGTTTTTCATATAGATGTTGTTGCTTATTCAAAACATACAACAATCATATGTTGCTTCTTCTATATGAGAACTTCATCATTAATTATTGTATATCTACCAAAAAACTCAATAAGATTAAGTCATTTGCTACTTGTCACCTACTATGTTCGCATCACACCTTTTGTGGCTTCCCAAGTTTCGCGGATGTATTGACAAGGAAACAAGTAAACTTGGATAAGTCTTACATACATATAACTAAGTTTCAACCCAATACACAAAGAGATAAAGTTAATGAACGTAGAGATTTTTGCACCGTAGCGATTCACCTTCCTTTTCTTGCCCCATGTTTGGCAACCTATCAGTGAAGCTAAAACAATGGTTTCATTGGGCAAATGGAAACCAAGCTGAGGGACTGAAACTGTAATAGCTCTAGCTTCATAGCATCAAGTGTGTAACTATTGGGTCCTATTCGTCAGTCCATTCTCCAGTGGTGGTGGCATTTTGCTGCTCGGTGGATGTCTGGTTCGGACAACTCGGCGGTGTGAGGATGGTCAAAGCTGATGTTCGTGGTGGCAGGTGGATGGCAAGTGGTGAAAATTGTACAGTACTTAGGGTTatggttttggattttctttggcTGGACTTTAACGTAATATCTTGGCTTTTTGGCCTCTTGGGGTGTTTTGGGCTTCATTGtattatttgggcttttaggccttcGGGTGTTATGGGCTTTATTCTCATTGGATGtattccaacttttggttggttTCCCTTCTCCTTTACCTTAATAAAACGGTACTTTTgtctatgaaaaaaaaaagaacaaaggggcATCAAAATCGGTACCCAATGTACCCAATCCCAATTCTAGAGAGAGTGCATTACTCTGGCACAAGGTTTTTGATAaggggtgacaaattgaacccaaacccacttactaaaaattagacccacccaacccatttataagTTGCGTTAGAATGAGTCTTAACCCATCTAACCCATCTATTAATGGGTCTCAATTGGGTCAGCTTAAATGACCCAAAGGGTCATCAACATAACCcactaccaaaaaaaacccctctcTAGAGTTTGTCCGTACCTCTCTCACAAAAAACCCTGTACTCTCCAAATAATCTAACGGTCAACCTCTGCTAGcccccccactctctctctcctctgaaataaatacttaaccaaattctctctctctctcttgagttgctttttatttatttatggggggggggggggtaagtTATCTGAGTTGCTTTCTGTATTCTAGAGCTAATATgtgcaacaaaccccgacttcttgaagggatgcatttattagataaaaggtcaaTGCAGGCTTTGCCCGTTGgtttgataccatgtagaaactttatatccatctcaaaaccaattgacaatgagtggagaggtcccaaatgttattaagtgatcacccattccactcctaagcaatgtgagattctatttccttaacaggcATTGATGGTGTGATCAAACCCTTTGCTGAGAACTTCACAAGATTTTCCGAAGATTGAGAggtcaaaacccaaaacaaacaatgaaaggaaaagaaaaattggaagcTCGTGGAGGATACACAAAACTTTGTTTTCTGGTGAAATTCATGAAACTACTAGTAGTAAAGAGTGAGACTTCATGATCTATCTCAATAACACTCTTCATAATTTGGAAATTGACAACAtgaattgatttcttttttgttcaggCCCTCACGACATAGGTTCCATTTTCGCAGGGGTTATTGGGTGGgaaaaaaacccatttagttTGGTCATTTTTGTATATAGGGATAATATGATAATTTTAGTGGACATGGGCATTTTAGTTATTTAGATGTATAATGGTAATATAGTCATTTAAGTGAACATGAGTATTTTAGtcattataaaattttaatatatatgtaattgggttaatgggagGGTCGGATTTTATTTTAAGTAGCTGAGTTGGGTCGGGTATGGGTAATTGAGCTCAAAACTAATGGGTTCTAAATGgttcaatgacccattaaagacccaacccacctgcaacttacccaatttggccAAAACCCACCTGTTTGACACCCATACTTTTTGTTTAGGAGCTGAATCATTAGTTTGCAAAAGCTTGAAACAGAGAGTTGGCAACTATTGTGTTCATATTACACATCATTCATCATCTTCAAAAtaccaattttattttatgaagtCAAGTGGAATCACACGTGGATTGTATGGCCTGATTTCTCTCCATTATTAGCTGTACAAGATAGACTAGGACTCTTGTAATTATTCTATGTaatatttgttttcctttcttagTCCTAAACTTTAGGATCTGTATTATGTACATTCGGGTATATTATGCCCAACGATTGAATGGAAAAAGCTAAGCCTTTAACCCACAAACTCATTTTCTGGTTTCCATTGTTTTGTACTTGGTGTCAGAGCCAAACCCATATCatttgaatcctcacaatcATGACCATCGAAAAACCTGAATTATCTTCATCTTCCCCAATTATACATGTTCAATCAGAAAACTCTGGCTTCAACGCCGGCATCACCCTTACCGAATCCAACTATGACGTATGGTTCCAAATCTTGGAGATGCAGATTTTAGAACGTGAGAAGCTTGAATATATTATCTGTAACACACCCCGACCAAAGGAAACTGATGCTTCCTATGCGAAGTGGTATGCAGAAAATCAAAAAGTCAAGGGATGGCTATTGACATCTATGGCACTAGAAATTATGAAGCGCTATCTCCGATTGCGCACTGCATGTGAAATCTGGAATGCTCTCGCCAAAGCTTTCTATGATGGTTTAGATAAATTGCAAATATTTGCACTCAATCAGCGAGCATTTTCTACCAAGCAGGTTGGTCGCTCTCTCCCGACCTATTATGGCGATCTTGTTGAAATTTTCCAAGAGCTGGACCATCATGACAAGATTGTAATGAAAGACCCCGATGATGTTATCGCATGTACAAAATCAGTTGAACGATTTCGTGTGCATATATTCCTAAATGGGCTCAATGCAGAATTTGACCAACTCCGAGGTGAAATTCTTAGGAAGGACCCGGTTCTAGATTTTGAAGAAACCTATGCATATGTGCGTGATGATGCTATTCGCAGAACGATGTTAAGTGGAGAATCTGATCAATCAGAGTCATTTGCCATGGTGGCTTGCCTGTCCAATCCAAAATAGTGGTGAACTAATCAAAAACAAGAGCGAGCATCTAGTTGCCCAAATCTTATTACTGACCAAACTCGGTCATCTGGATCACAGAACCGCAGTTATGAAATAGGGGCTGCACGACCAGAGCGCGTATGCACTCATTGTGGTGAAAACGGACATACTAAAGCACGATGCTATAAGCTGATTGGGTTTCCAGAATGGTGGGATCCTGCCAAGGCACCACACAAGCGGAATTCAAAATCAAACCACCATGCTTCTGTGGTAGTAGCTGAACCTTCCAACAATACTCCTACGGAAGCTTCATCTTTGATTGCTACATCAGGTACTCTTGGTAAGGCTCTTAATACTTCTGCATCTAATAGTAGTAGTACATGGATAATTGATTCTGGTGCTACAGATCAC
It encodes:
- the LOC131325638 gene encoding uncharacterized protein LOC131325638, whose product is MTIEKPELSSSSPIIHVQSENSGFNAGITLTESNYDVWFQILEMQILEREKLEYIICNTPRPKETDASYAKWYAENQKVKGWLLTSMALEIMKRYLRLRTACEIWNALAKAFYDGLDKLQIFALNQRAFSTKQVGRSLPTYYGDLVEIFQELDHHDKIVMKDPDDVIACTKSVERFRVHIFLNGLNAEFDQLRGEILRKDPVLDFEETYAYVRDDAIRRTMLSGESDQSESFAMVACLSNPK